One Ferribacterium limneticum genomic window, CGCCGACCAGCGCCAGCAGCGTGGCGACGATCAGCAGGGTGAGAATCTTGCCGGAGGCCATGGTTCAGGCAAGCGCCGTGGCGCGCAGGCCGGGCACGTAGACCATCTTGCCGTGGTCGGCGATGTAGCTCAGCAGTTGCCGGCGGTTCTCGCCGCTGCCCGGCGCCTTGAGCGAAATGTGCACCCAGCCCGAGTTGGGGCCTTTGGCCGGGTCGTAGCACTCACAGATGATCTGGTCGAAAGTCTTGAGGTTGTCCTTCGCCCAGTTGGCCAGGGCCAGCGTGCTCATGCCGACGATCTCGATGTCGCAAGCTTCGCCGCGCGAGTGCTGGCTGGTGCTCAGCCAGCTCGCCGGCTTGTTCTTGAGCGCCCGTTCGAGCGGGTGGCCGCGGAAAACGCTGTTCGGCGTGAAGCTGCCGAACTTGTCGCGAATCGGCTGCAGGACCTCGCGGGCGAGATTGATGGCGGCGCGCAGTTCCCGGTCGGTCGGGAAATGGTTGGCGATGCCGCGCCGGTCAGCCAGCTCCGAACGGGTCAGTTCATAGACCAGAAAGTTCGGGGCAATGCGTGTGTCGTGGCTGGTATTGGCCAGAGAAAATTCTGAAATCGGCGCATTTTTCCGGTCGACCGTGGGAGTGGCCGAGCGCGAGGCGCTGCGCGATCTGGCCGGCGGAGTGGCCGCGACGGGGGCTGGTGCCGGGGTCGAACGCGGCTTGGCGGCCGGCGTGGCGGCGGCTATTTTCGCGGCTGGCGTTTTCCGGGATTGGGCGGCGGCTTTGGTGCTGGCTTTGGCTGGAGCCGGCGTGGTGCTCGCCTTGGCCTTGCTCGTCGTGGCTGCTTTCGTCGCGGGCTTGGCAGCCGGCGCCGCCTGGCGGGGCGGGCGCGGTTTGGCCGATGTTGGGCGGGGAGTCATGCGAGGTCCTCCTTGATCTGGTCAATCAGCCCGGGCATCGGGTCGTCGTCCGGGTAGTGGGCGCGCAGGAAGTCGAGGTGCTCGGTGACGGATGAGCGCTCGCGCACGCTGGCACCGCGCCGGACGGCCTGACGGTAGGTTTGCCGGGCGGCATCGCCGCTCGCGGCGGCCTTGGCCGTCTTGCCGGCGGCGCCTTCGGCCATCGCCTGGATCAGATCGAGATCGGCCAGGCTGGCGCTGTCCCAGAAATTCGGATCGTTCGCATTGCTCTTCTCGAGTTCCTTGCACAGGCGGGCAATATCCCGGCTCAGGGTGGCCAGGCCGAGCAGCGGCGGCTGGTCGGTCGGCTGCTCGGGGTAAAAGCGGCGGATGAGCAGGGCGGCGCTGGCCCAGTTGGTGAAGGCGTAGGTCTTGCCGTGCCGGGCGTAGGCGTCGCGGTAATGCTCGGCCATGTTGACCAGCGCTTCGCAGCGCCCGCCGTCGGCTGTTTCGATGAGCGCCAGCCGCTTGTAGGCGGCGCCGAGCAGGCTCAGCCGTTCGCTGGTCGGGCCGCTGGCGCACAGTGCCGCGAGCCGGGTGATGGCCGGCTCGATGGCCTGGCGCAGGCTGGCCCGCAGCTGGTCGTCACGCTGGCCTGCGGCGGCGGCCAGCCAGGTGCGGCCGGCCAGCCTGACCTCGTAGTTGGCCAGTTGCTCGATGACGCGCACGGCGCATTGGCCGCGTTCGGCCGCGATGGCGGTGCCCAGGCTGGCGATGCCTTTCTCCCATTCGGCCGCTTCGCCCCAGACGAAACCGAGCGCTGCCGCAACGTCGGCCCGCGCTGCCCAGCCTTTCTTTTGCGTTGCCGGGATGCGGCTCTGGCGGCGCTCGATGCGCTCGGCGATATCCGAGCTGTCGCGGCCGTCGTGCAGTTCGCTGGCCAGGTTTTCGAGGTCCACGACCAGTTCGTGCGGCGTCGTGTAGGGCTGCATTTCCTTTTGCCGCGCGACAACGTCGCGCGACAGCCGATAGTTCGGATCGCCGTAGCACTGGTAGGCGCCCCAGGTATTGACGTTGTCGCAGAGGACGAAAATCTCCTCGCGGGCGGCGCGCACCGCTTCGCCGAAGAATTCGCCGGCCACCATGCGCCGGTAGAAGCCTTCGGCGAAGGCCTTGCCGGCGTCGTCGTCGACGGCCCAGCCGGCAGCGATGACGGCCTTGACGCCCATGCTGATGAACTGCTCGGCGAGGTTGGCAGCGAGCACGCCGGGTTCGGTCTTGCCGTGCCCGTCGATGCGACCGACGTGACAGCAGTTGATGAAGACCAGTTCCGGCACCCAGCGCATCTGGTCGATGTCGCCGGGCGTCAGGATGGTGTCGGGGCCGATGACCATGCCCGAGCGGGCGACGCTCATGCGCGCCGACTGGTAGTCATAGACGCCGTGCCCGGCCAGGTGGAGGATGCGCCATTTCTCGCGGTGCAGGGCTTCGAGGATGCCCGACGTGCTTTCGTCGATGCGGTCGGTCACCTCGTAGCCGGCGTTGGCCAGGGTGCCGACAACGCTCAGCGCCTCGTTGCGGGCGCCGGGCAGGTCGGCGAAATCCGGCGACTGGCTGAGGTCCGGGTTGCCGATGACGAGCGCCGTGTCGTTCGGCGCGTGGGCCGGCCGGGCGCGGAAGTTTTTCGTCTTGAACTGACGGATCATGCCGGCATTGACGGCCGGCGGGCGCGGGCTGCTGCCCCAGCGATCTTCGAGCAGTTCCCACGGATAGCGCGCCGAGCGCTGGTCGACGAGGACCACGAGGTTGCCCTGCTGGCCCGACAGTTCCTTGACGCGGACCGGCAGCAGCAGTTCGAACAGCGTCCTGGCTGCCTCGGCGTTGCGGTTGGTGTCCTGGCTGGCCAGTTCGATGAACGAGTCGGCCAGCGACAACTGGCCGGTGGCCATGGTTTCCTCGGCGCGCGCCTTGTCGGTCGGGAAAGTGAAGCGCAGGGTCTGGTCGTTGTCCCTGTCCTCGATGATTTCGAGGCGGTGCCACCATTCCGGCGGCTCGTCGGCGCGCAGGCGGTGCTGGCCGGCCTGGCCGGCTTCGATGGCCATCGCTGTCCAGCGCAGGCTGCCGCCCAGCTCGACGTTGTCGACGGCCTTGCGGACGGCGTGGGCGGCCGAGATGGCGAGGTCTTCATAGAGTTCGACGAACTCGACCTGGCCGATCAGTACCCGGCCATCCATTTCGCTGTCGGCCAGCCGCGCATTGGCGGCAATGGCGGCGCGCAGGACCGCTTCGACGGCATCGCCGATCGGCATGCCGCCAGCGCCGGTGCCGATGAGCAGGCAGCTGATGGCGGCCGAACGCGGCCGGCCGGCTTCGCCGAAACGGTCGTCCGGCCAGGCGGCGACGGTCAGCGCGAAGTCGAGCAGGGCGCTACGCATGGCCTCTTCGAGCTGGCCGGGGCTCAGTTTGCCGACCTCGCCGAGGCCGACGACGACGGCGCCGGAGGGCTTGGCGGTCGGGCTGTCGTTGAGGAATGTCTTGCTCGTGCCGAGCGGGCCGGGATAAATGTCGAGGTCGACCCGGCGCGACAGGGCGCCCTGGAGCTGCCAGTCGAGCGCCTTCTCGGCGCTGACGATGGTGTCGCCCTGGTAGTGGCCGACGACCACCGGGTGCTTGGCGTAGGCAAGGCTGCCGTGGGTGATGCCGACATCGATGACCAAACCGGCTTTTTCGCCATTCCCACGGTCAACCGGAAATCCGCCCGAAAAACCAAATGTGCCGATCTCGTCCGGGCCGGGAATGCTGTCGGCCAGCGGCAGGCTGGGCAGGACAAAACGCTCCTCGCTGCTGGCCGCGCGCGATTGGGCCGGCGGTGCAGCCGGGAGCAGCGTCGTGCTGCCCTTGACGAGCAGGTCGAGATAGCCGGGGAAGGCCTTGGGCTGGGCGCACAGGGCGTCGTGCCCGGTGTCTTCGACGTACCACATGGGGACGCCGGGCAGACGGCCGGAATCCCAGCTCACCGTGCCGTCGCCGGAGGCGGTGGCGATGAATTCGAGCTTCTTGCGCTGGCTCGGCGGCTCGTCTTCACGGCTGACCAGCTGGTAGTCGACAACGGTGGCCGGCTGGCAACCGGCGACGTAGCACATGAGCGGGTCGGCCGGCGCGGCGCGCAGGCGTTGCCACGAGACGGCCGCTTCCTTGAGCGTCGCCGCGTCGGCCAGATTCCAGTCGGCCTCAGTGCTTTCCTTGATCGCCTGCCAGTGCGTGAGGTCGGTGAAATCGGGATCGCGCGGCGCGAAGGGGAGCAGTTCGAGCAGGCCGGGGTAAGCGCGGACGATGTCGATGATCTGGTCGGTGCCGTGCGTGATGTCGAGCAGCGCGAGCTTGGCCTGCGTCGAATTGAGGCCGGTCAGCCAGCGCACCGCTTCGTAGGAGCCGAGGTTGGGCGTGCCGAGCATCAGGAAACGGCTGCCCGGCAGGCGCTTGATGCGCTCCCAGAGCGCCGCACCGGCGCCCTTGTCGGCGATCATCGAACGGACGACGAGGCCGCCCATCGAGTGGGCGACGAGGCGCAGCGGCTGTTGCGTGCGCTCGGCGCGGTCGACGAGCGGGGCCAGGGTTTCGGCCAGATGCACCGCCGCCTCGCGGATCGAGTGGCGCCAGTCGTAGGGGAAGATGTCGACGTCGTGGCTGCGCGCCAGGAAATCGACGAGCGGGCCGTAGAAATCTTCGATCAGGCCGACCGGCGTGATGTCCGGCTTGCCCATGCGCAGCTTGCCCAGGCCGCCGGTGAACAGCGAGGCATAATTTAGCCAGACCTCATCGTCGCCGGCCTTCAGTTCGCTGCCCATGGTGCCGGGCAGGACGACGGCAATCGGCCGTGGCACGTTGTCGGCGCGCTTGCGGCGGATCGGCCCCCGGGGAATGGCGGAACGGCTCTTGCCCGCACTTTCGATGGGCAGGAAGCCGCCGCTCTCCTGGTCGCCGCGGCTCAGCGCGGCGCGCAGCCAGTTGATGCTCTGGCCGTTGGTGAAGTAACGGAAATGATTGACCTTGGCCCCCTGATCCTTGCGGAAGCGGGCGCCGCCGTTGAGGCGCGGCAGGCCGCCGAGCATCGAGGCGGTATCGACGACGAGGTCGTGCTCGTTCTTGTAGAACCAGTCGGTGGCCAGCACCTTGAGCGAGTTCCACAGCGAGTCGCCACCCTCGATGTCGCCGGCGATGACCGACAGATCGGCGTCGGTGGCCAGCGCTGGCAGGCTGTTGAGCAAGCGGGTCAGGGCCGAGCCGGGAATCATCGCCTCTACGCCGGGCAGGGTGCGCGGGTCGGTGCGTTCGGCGACGATGGCCTGCATGAAATCGACGGCGCCGCCGATGACGCCGTTGCCGAGCGAGGTAAACGACAGGTAGTCGAGCACCGACAGCCAGCGGTCGAGCCGCCCGGAGGCCAGCGTCGTGCCGCGGGCCGGGCAGGCGACGCGGACGAAACGGCTGACGCGGATTTTCTTCTTGCCGAGCAGCGTGACGAATTTGACTAGCAGTTCGCGGTCGGCGCCGTAGGCGGCGTTGCGCGCCTTTTCTTCGGCGGCGGAAAGCGGCGCCAGGCCCATTTGCGGGGCAATGCTACGGTCAACGGCAAAAAAGGTCTGAATTTGAAATGGTGTCAGGACGTCAGCCAGCTTGGCGCAGCCGGAAAGGCAGAGCAGTTCGCCGACCAGGCCGCCGCGCGAGTGCGAGACGAGATGGACGTCGGCGCCTTCTGGCAGGCGTTCAAGCAGGGCGTAGGCGTTCTGGATCGGGCTTTCGGTCAGCGTCCGGTGTTCGAGGCCGAAAATGCGCTCGCCGTACGTCGTCGTCAGGCTGGCGCGCAGCTTCAGGGCATCGGCATTGCGCGGATCCCAGAGCTTGTCGTAGCTGCCGGCGGTGCTCGACGCCGTGCCGTGGATGAAAACGAGGATCGGCCCGGGGGCGGCGGGGAGCGGGCCGCTGCCGGGAACCGGCGTCAGGGTCAGCGCGTTGCCGGCAGCGATACGGTAGAGCCCCGGTCCCTTGGCGTGCAGTTTCTTGTCTTCGAGCACCTTGCCGAGCTTGCCGGCGACTTTCTTGCCGATATCGACGCCGAAAAATTCGAGCACACGAATCGCCAGCCCGGCCGCCCCGCGTTCGCTGACCACCGCCCGGC contains:
- a CDS encoding D-Ala-D-Ala carboxypeptidase family metallohydrolase, with product MTPRPTSAKPRPPRQAAPAAKPATKAATTSKAKASTTPAPAKASTKAAAQSRKTPAAKIAAATPAAKPRSTPAPAPVAATPPARSRSASRSATPTVDRKNAPISEFSLANTSHDTRIAPNFLVYELTRSELADRRGIANHFPTDRELRAAINLAREVLQPIRDKFGSFTPNSVFRGHPLERALKNKPASWLSTSQHSRGEACDIEIVGMSTLALANWAKDNLKTFDQIICECYDPAKGPNSGWVHISLKAPGSGENRRQLLSYIADHGKMVYVPGLRATALA
- a CDS encoding DUF7379 domain-containing protein; this translates as MTTRTIRIRGTKVGAGSRGASQPGGPEPLFRLAPGSARDGAGEEIEVKPETVVRVALENGFVLWSRADDLTREYGSPPPRGAGGAWEFTRLTPRRAVVSERGAAGLAIRVLEFFGVDIGKKVAGKLGKVLEDKKLHAKGPGLYRIAAGNALTLTPVPGSGPLPAAPGPILVFIHGTASSTAGSYDKLWDPRNADALKLRASLTTTYGERIFGLEHRTLTESPIQNAYALLERLPEGADVHLVSHSRGGLVGELLCLSGCAKLADVLTPFQIQTFFAVDRSIAPQMGLAPLSAAEEKARNAAYGADRELLVKFVTLLGKKKIRVSRFVRVACPARGTTLASGRLDRWLSVLDYLSFTSLGNGVIGGAVDFMQAIVAERTDPRTLPGVEAMIPGSALTRLLNSLPALATDADLSVIAGDIEGGDSLWNSLKVLATDWFYKNEHDLVVDTASMLGGLPRLNGGARFRKDQGAKVNHFRYFTNGQSINWLRAALSRGDQESGGFLPIESAGKSRSAIPRGPIRRKRADNVPRPIAVVLPGTMGSELKAGDDEVWLNYASLFTGGLGKLRMGKPDITPVGLIEDFYGPLVDFLARSHDVDIFPYDWRHSIREAAVHLAETLAPLVDRAERTQQPLRLVAHSMGGLVVRSMIADKGAGAALWERIKRLPGSRFLMLGTPNLGSYEAVRWLTGLNSTQAKLALLDITHGTDQIIDIVRAYPGLLELLPFAPRDPDFTDLTHWQAIKESTEADWNLADAATLKEAAVSWQRLRAAPADPLMCYVAGCQPATVVDYQLVSREDEPPSQRKKLEFIATASGDGTVSWDSGRLPGVPMWYVEDTGHDALCAQPKAFPGYLDLLVKGSTTLLPAAPPAQSRAASSEERFVLPSLPLADSIPGPDEIGTFGFSGGFPVDRGNGEKAGLVIDVGITHGSLAYAKHPVVVGHYQGDTIVSAEKALDWQLQGALSRRVDLDIYPGPLGTSKTFLNDSPTAKPSGAVVVGLGEVGKLSPGQLEEAMRSALLDFALTVAAWPDDRFGEAGRPRSAAISCLLIGTGAGGMPIGDAVEAVLRAAIAANARLADSEMDGRVLIGQVEFVELYEDLAISAAHAVRKAVDNVELGGSLRWTAMAIEAGQAGQHRLRADEPPEWWHRLEIIEDRDNDQTLRFTFPTDKARAEETMATGQLSLADSFIELASQDTNRNAEAARTLFELLLPVRVKELSGQQGNLVVLVDQRSARYPWELLEDRWGSSPRPPAVNAGMIRQFKTKNFRARPAHAPNDTALVIGNPDLSQSPDFADLPGARNEALSVVGTLANAGYEVTDRIDESTSGILEALHREKWRILHLAGHGVYDYQSARMSVARSGMVIGPDTILTPGDIDQMRWVPELVFINCCHVGRIDGHGKTEPGVLAANLAEQFISMGVKAVIAAGWAVDDDAGKAFAEGFYRRMVAGEFFGEAVRAAREEIFVLCDNVNTWGAYQCYGDPNYRLSRDVVARQKEMQPYTTPHELVVDLENLASELHDGRDSSDIAERIERRQSRIPATQKKGWAARADVAAALGFVWGEAAEWEKGIASLGTAIAAERGQCAVRVIEQLANYEVRLAGRTWLAAAAGQRDDQLRASLRQAIEPAITRLAALCASGPTSERLSLLGAAYKRLALIETADGGRCEALVNMAEHYRDAYARHGKTYAFTNWASAALLIRRFYPEQPTDQPPLLGLATLSRDIARLCKELEKSNANDPNFWDSASLADLDLIQAMAEGAAGKTAKAAASGDAARQTYRQAVRRGASVRERSSVTEHLDFLRAHYPDDDPMPGLIDQIKEDLA